CAAATTCACGTCGGTGGCCTGTCGCTGCGACTTGAAGATGCGCAGGGTGTGCGGCAGGAACGTGAAGAGCGCGGAATAGATCGCGCCCACCGACAAGGTGGCGTCGGCACCTCGGTCGGCGGCCCGCACGGCCGCGATGGCGCCGGCCGCGGCATTCAGGACCCGTTGCGCGTGTTCGACGAGGATGGCCCCCGAAGGCGTCAACTGCACTTTTCGCTTGTCGCGGATAAAGAGCTTCGTTTCAAGCTCTTCTTCCAGGGCGATGATCTGTTGGCTGAGCGGCGGTTGTGCGATGTGAACACGCTCGGCTGCGCGGGTGAAGCTGAGCTCATGCGCCACCGCTAGAAAGTATTGCAACTGCCGCATGTTCATCTGTCGCGTCTCCATCGATTTTTTTGAAAGGGGCTTCGGCGTGGACGCTAACTGCTAGCGGGTTTGCGTGAACTCCCGCGCATCCAGCCGCACGTCGCGCATGTAGTTGCGCAGCGCCTTCTGCATGTAGTCGGTGTACTCCTGCAGCACCTTGTCGACGTCGCGTTCGCGCAGGTACTGCAGCATGCGTTGGCGCGATTCGATCGCGAATTCGTTGGGCATTTCGCCGAGCACGCGCACGAAGTTCAAGGTGATGTCCACGAGCACGCTGGTCATGATGGCCAGCACCGGGTTGCCCGCCGCGCGCGCCAATATGCGGTGGAAGTCGACGCTGTGGTGGACCCGCAGCTTGAGGTCACCGGCCCGGGCCGCCGCCGACATCTGCTCGAAATTCGCCTCCATCGCGGCCATGTCGCTCTCGGTGTACCGCAGGCAGGCCATGCGCGCGACTTCGCGGCCGAGCACGATGCGCGCTTCCATCAGGTCCTGCGCGCTCAAGGTGCCCAGGCTCATCATGTCGCCGAACGCGACCTTGATCGCGTTGACGCCGCCATTGGCGATGTAGGCCCCGCCAGCGGCCCCGGGCTTGAGCTCGATCAGGCCCGCATGCTCCAGGGAGCGCAGGGCTTCGCGCACGGTATTGCGGCTCACGCCCAGGGACTCGGCCAGCTGCCGTTCGGGTGGCAGCTTGTCGCCTTCGCGCAGTCCGCCGGCCGAGATTTGTTCGCGGATCTGGGCCGACACCTCTTCGAAGGTGCGCTTGCGCAGCGGCTTGAAGACGACGGGGGACTGGATGGGCATGGCAGCGGCGTGGAACCTGGACGTTGTCAAAAGAAATGGCCCGTGGCGCAGGCTTGCGGGCACGGGTCCATTCTGCCAGCCCTCCGACAGACCAGGGGCGCTGCGGCGGGGCGGCTTCGATGCCTTACTTCTTCGCCGCGCGCAACGCCGCCGTCGCCTTCTCCGCTTCCTTTGCCATGATCTTGGCGAATGCGTCGGGCGAGGTGGGCATCGGTTCGAAGCCGATCTTCTTGATGTCTTCGATCGCCTCGGGGCGGCTCGACGCTTTCAGGATCGCATCGCTCAGTGTCTTGACCACCGCCGGCGGTGTGCCGGCCGGTGCGACCAGTCCGTACCACACCAGCGATTCGTAGCCCGGCAGGTTCGCGGCTTCGGCGATGGTGGGTGTGTCGGGCATGGCGGTGGTGCGCTTGAGCGCGCCCACGCCGAGCGCGCGCAGCTTGCCGGCCTGCACGTTGGACAAGCCTGTGGACTGCACCGTGTAGTACATGTCCACCGTGCCGCCGATGGTGTCGGCCAGCGCTTGCGCGTTGCTCTTGTACGGAATCTCGCGAATGTCCATGCCCAGGCGCGCCTTGAGCGCTTCCATCTCCAATTGGCTCGGCGTGCCGGGGCCGGACGATGCGTAGGTGAGCTTGCCGGGGTGCGCCTTGGCATAGGCCACGAGGTCGGTCATGGACTTGATCGGCAGGCTGCTGGTGATCGTCATCGCCAAGGGGTTCACGGCCAGTTGACCGAGCGCCACGAAGTCCTTCAGCGGGTCGTACGAGGTGTTGCTCTGGCTGATCGGGCCGACCACGAAGGGCGTGGTCGCCACCAGGATGGTGTGGCCATCGGCCGGCTGCTTGGCCACGTAGGCCGAGCCGATCATGCCGCCCGCGCCGTCGCGGTTTTCCACGATGGTGGGCAGGTTCAGCACCTCGCCCAGGTGCTTGGCATAGACCCGCGCGATCATGTCCACGCCGCTGCCGGCGCTGTAAGGCGAGACGATGCGCAGCGGCTTGTTGGGGCTCAATTGTGCCCAGGTGCTGGTGGCACCGAGCAGCCCTAGGGAGGCGGTGATGAGCGCCAGGCAGGCGCGGCGCGGAAAAGAGGGTGTGCGTGAGGTCATGGTGTGTCTCCTTGTGGCATGTGGGAAGTCAGTGCGGGGTGGCGTGAGCCGTTTCCAGCGTGCGCGCGATCAACTCGCGTTGCTCGGCGGCAGACCCGAGCCACTCGGCGTTGGCGCGCGCGCGCTTGAAATACAGGTGGTTCTTCATCTCCCAGGTGAAGCCGATGGCGCCGAACATCTGGATGCTGCGGTGCGTGGCGTCGCGGTAGGCCTCGCTGGCGTAGGCCTGTGCCATGGCGGATGCGAGGGTGGCGGTGCGCTCGTCTTGCGATTGCGCCCAGGCCGCGTAGAGCACAGCGGTCTGCGTGCATTCGGTCTGCGCGAGCATGTCGGCCAGGCCGTGCTTGATCGACTGGTACGCGCCGATAGGCCGGCCGAACGCCACGCGCTCTTTGACGTAGGCGGTGGTGTCGTCCAGCACGGCCTGCAGGCCGCCTGCGCTCTCGGCCGCCAGCGCGAGGTGCAGTCGGTTGCGCAGCGTGGGCCAGGTGCTGTCCCAATCACCGGGCATCAGATCGCCGACTGCGTCCTTGACATGCACGTGTGCCACCTGCCGAGTGATGTCGCGCCAGGCGAGCCATTCGGTCTCGATGCCATCGGCTTCGCCCTGCACGAGGAACAAGCGCTTGGCGCCGTCCAGCATGGCAGCCACTACCAGCAACTGCGCACCGGGTGCGTCGATCACGAAATGGCTGCTGCCGCTCAGGCGGTACGAGCCGTCTGCATGGAGCGTGGCCATCACATCGGCATCGGCCGCGCCGGCATCGCCACTGGCGGGCGCGGTGGCCAGGGCCATGCGCAGGCCGGCTTCGGCCACTTGCGGCAACCACAGCGTTTGCTGTTCGGGGCTGCCCGCTGCGAGCAAGGCCCAGGTACCGGCCAAGGTGCCCAGCAGCGGCGTGGGCGCGAGCGTGCGACCGCATTCGCGCAACACGATGGCGACATCGATCTCGCTCATGCCCAGGCCGCCGTGTGCCTCGGGCACGGCCATGGCCGGCCAGCCGAGTTCGCAGAGCTTGGCCCACAGCGCGTCGTAAGGCGCCTGTTGCGCGTCGGCACCGGGCACGAGCAGCGGGGCGAGATCCACCTGGTCGCGCAGGAAATCGGCGGCCGCGTCGCGCAGCACGGTGTGGTCTTCGGAGAGGCTGAAGTTCATGCGGCCTCCTTCTGCGTCGGCTGTGCCTTGCCGATCTGGTTGAACGGGGTGTGGCGCGTGGGGTCCTTCTCGCGCGGCAGGCCCAGCACGCGTTCGGCCACCACGTTCTTCAACACCTCCTGCGTGCCCACGCCCAGCGTGACGGCGGGGCTCCACCAGAAGGCGTGGTCCCAGTTGGAGAAGGGGCCGCGTTCTGCTTGCGTCATGGGCAGCACGTCGCGGTTCTTCACCAGGCCGGCCACGCCCTGGCTGCGCTTGGCCAGATCGAGCACGCGCTGGCCGTGCGGGGCGGCGACCATCTTGCGCACAGCCCCCTCCGGGCCGGACTCGCGCGCGTTCATGCGGTCGCTCAACGAACGCAGCGCGAGCAGGCGCAGGATTTCGCCTTCGATCCACAAGCCGACGGCCTCGTCGCGCACCAGGGGATTTTTGAAGCGGCCTGCGGCCACCAGGCCATCGACCAACTCGCGCGCCGACGGGCCCGAACCCCAGATCGCGCCGGGCCGAGAGAGCGCCACGCGCTCGGTCTGCAGCTGCTGCATGCTGAGCTTCCAGCCATCGCCCTCTTTGCCGAGCAAACGATCGGCCGGCACGATCACGTCGTCGAAAAACACCTCGTTGTACTCGCCGCTTTCGCCGCTCATGTCGGCGATCGGGCGGATGGTGATGCCGGGGCTCTTCATGTCGACCAAGAATTGCGACAGACCCGCGTGCTTGGGCGCGCTCGGGTCGGTGCGCGCCACCAGCACGCCGATCTGCGCCTTGTCGGCCAGCGAGGTCCACATCTTCTGCCCACGGATCACGTAGTGGTCGCCCTCGCGGCGCGCCGTGGTGCGCAGCGCGCCCACGTCGGAGCCGGCCGAGGGTTCGCTGAACAGCATGCACCACACTTCTTCGCAGGCCAGAGCGGGTTTGAGGAACCGCTCCTGTTGTTCCGGCGTGCCATGGCGCAGCAGCGACTGGCCGCAGTTGTTGATGGGCACCGGGTTCTTGTGGTGTGGTGCGCGGATGCCGGCGCGCGCCAGCTCGTCGTCGATGATGAGTTGCAGCTCGGGGTTGGCACCCAGACCCCAGGGGCGAGGCCAGTGCGGCACGGTGTAGCCCTGGTCGAACAGCAGCGCGTAGCCGGGCTTTGGGTTCGCTTGCAACCAGGCGCGCACTTCCAGCCGGCGCGGGTCGTCTTCAGCGGGAAGGTCGAAATCCATCACTCGCCTTCCTGGCGCACCGGCGTGGCGTAGAACGCTTCGCGCTGGTGGGTGGAGGCGCGCACGCCGCTGACACTGCGCTCCTTCATGAAGTTGAACTCGCCCGGCTCCCAGCGCATGTTGGTGGCGAGCGTGTGGAACACCGGGCCGTAGGCGAACTGGCTGGTCACGCCCAGCGCCTGCATGGCCATGTTGGTGGCGGCCTTGCCCAGGGCGATTCCATCGCGCGGCAGGCGCACGATGCGCTCGGCCCAGGCTTCGCCCTGGGCTTCGAGGTCCGCCAGCGGCACCACTTTGTTCACCAGACCATTGGCGCGCGCTTCCTGTGCGTCCCACACCTCGGCCAGCAGCAAGAGCTCGCGCGCCTTGCGCGCGCCCAGGGTCATGATCTCCCAGGCATCGAGGTAGGCCGCGCCGGACAGGCCGAGCTTTTGCTCGGGATGGCCCATGCGAGCGTTGTCGGCCGCGATCACCAGGTCGCACGACTCGGCCATGTACAGCCCACCGCCCAGGCAGTAGCCGCGCACCAGCGCCACCGAAGGTTTGAGGAAGGTGAAGATGCGCTGGAAGCGCTCGATGTAGTGCTTGTCGTATTGCAGGCGCGCGCGCTGGCTCGGGCGGCGCTTGCGGCCGTGTTCGTCGGTGCCGCCATCGCCGTACTGGTTGCCCACCTCGGCCAGGTCGTGGCCGGCGCAGAAGTCGTCGCCCGCGCCGCGCAGCACGACCACGCGCACGTCGTCGTCGTCCTCGGCCTTGTCGTAGGCCAGCATGAGCTGTTCCCACATGGTCTGGCTCATGGCGTTGCGTTTCTCGGGGCGGTTCAGGGTGACATAGGCCCGCCCGTCGCGGGCGAGGTAGTCGACGCTGCCTTGTGTGGTCGTGCTCATGGGGTGGTCTCTTTCATCGTGTGGCCATCGGCGGCGAGTTCGGCCAGGATTTGCGCGGTGTGTTCGCCGAGCAAGGGGGGGGCGCGGCGGATCGTGGTCGGCGTGCTGCCCATGCGCATGGGCGTGCGCAACAGCGGCAGCTCGCCCACGGTCGGGTGCTCCACGGTCTGCACCATGTGCTCGCGCACGGCAGGGTCGGCGAACACGGCTTCGAAATCGCGCACGGGAGAGAACAGCACGTCGGCGTCGGTGAGGCGTTGCGTCCAGTTCGCGAGCGTGTCGGTGGCGAAGGCGTCGGCCAGGATCGCGTCCAGCGCGCCGCGGTTCGCCATGCGCGCGGCGTTGTCGATGAAGCGCGCGTCTTGCGGCAGTGCGGGTTGGCCGATGGCCTGTGCCATGCGCTGCCAGTACTTCTCGGTGTGCGCCACCACCATCAGGTGCTTGCCATCGGCGGTGGCGTAGGTGTTCCATGGCGCCATCTGGTAGTGGGCGTTGCCCGAGCGCTCGGGGGTCTTGCCGGTGGCGAAGAAGTACTGCTCGCGCGGTACCATGGAAAACACGGTCGCGTCGAGCATGGAGATCTCGATGCGCTGGCCCACGCCGCTGGCATCGCGCGCGCGCAGGGCGCCCAGCACGGCGATGGTGCCGAACAGCGGCGGCACGAAGTCGGACAGCAGCACACCCAGTTTGAGCGGCCCGCTCTCGGCTGTGCCGGTGAGCTGCATCAGGCCCGACATGGCCTGGATCACCGGGTCCAGCGCGGGGCGGTCGCGGTAGGGGCCGGTGCTGCCGAAACCCGAGAGCGAGCAGCAGATGAGGCCCGGGTTGTCGGTCTTGAGCGACTCGTAGCCGATACCCAGCTTCTCCATGGTGCCGGGGCGGAAGTTCTCCACCAACACGTCGGAGCGCGCAGCGAGCGCGCGCAGCACCTCGATGTCCTTGGGCTGCTTCAGGTCGAGCACGATGCTGCGCTTGTTGCGGTTCATGCTCAGGAAATAGTCGCTCTCGCCACCGGGCCGGTTGCGGCCGATGTGGCGCGCGCTCTCGCCGCCGGGCGGCTCGACCTTGATGACATCCGCGCCCATGTCGCCGAGCAGCAGCGTGCACAGCGGGCCGGCCACCATCTGCGTGAGGTCGAGCACGCGCACGCCGTCGAGCACGCCGGGGAGCAACGATGCGAGGGGGTTGGTGCTCATACAGACACCTCTTCGGGCCAGGCGGCGACCACTTCGCGCTTCAACACCTTGCCGGTCGCGTTGGTGGGCAGAGGCTCGTGCCGCAGCCACCAGCGCGAAGGTACTTCGAAGCGTGCGAGCTGGCTGGCCGCGTAGGCGCGCAGTTCTTCGGTGGTCACGGTGGCACCCGGGCGCAACACCACGGCGGCTGACACTTCTTCGCCCAGATCGCTGTGGGGCAAGCCGACCACCGCCACCTCGGCCACGGCCGGGTGCGTGCGCAGGCAGCGTTCCACGTGCACGCTGGCCACGTTCTCGCCGCCGCGAATGATCATGTCCTTCGCCCGGCCAGTGATGTAGAGCCGGCCTTCTTCGTCGAAGCGGCCGAGGTCGCCCGAGGCGATCCAACCATCGGCGTCGTCAAGTTTTGTGCTGTCGCCGAGATAGCCGAGCGTGGCGGTGGGCGTGCGGGCCATGATCTCGCCCGCGCCGCTGGCGTCCGGGTTGGCCAGGCGGATTTCGACCGTGGCCAATGGACGCCCCACACAACCGGGACGGCCTTGCACGTCGTCGCCCGAGCCGGTGGCCAGCACGCCACCCACTTCGGTGAGGCCGTACATGGCACCCACGCGTTTGCGCGAGGCAGGAAACGCCCTGCCTACCTGCTCGCGCAGTTCGTGCGGAATCGGCGCACCGCCCATCTGCACGCTGGAGACGCTCTTCGTGTCGAACTCGGCGAAGCGCTCGTGTTGCACCACGCGTGCCACCATCGTGGGCACGCTGCCCCAGGCGCGCACGCGTTCCTGTTGCATCAGTTCCAGCACTTCGAGTGGCTCGAACTTGCGTTTGAGAAACACGACCTTGCCGCCTGAGAGCAGCGTCATGATGGAAATCTGGAAACCGCCGAGGTGGAACAGCGGCATGGTGACCAGGCTCACGGTGCCGGGGTGCGAAGGGTCGAGTTCGCTCGGCAGACGGCCGGTCATGGCCATGAGGTTCTGGATGTTGGCGATCGCGCCGCGGTGCGACATCACCAGGCCCTTGGCCTTGCCGGTGGTGCCGGAGCTGAAGATCACCACAGCGGGGGCTTCTTCGTCCACGGTGTCCAGCACGAGTGGTGCATCGGTGTCGCTGTCGGCGATGGCGCGCACCTCGCTGAAGGTCAACACGGTGGCGCCTTCATGCGCAGGGCGGGGCAGCGAATCGGCCGTCAGCACGAAGCGCGGTTGCACCAGGTCGGCCGCGTCGTTCAGCTCGTGTTCGCTCCACCAGGCGTTGCCCAGCGCCACCATGGCGCCGCAGCATTGCAGCGCCCAGAAGCTGGTGAGCCATTCGATTTGGTTGAAGCCGAGCAGCAGCACCGGGTCGCCGCTGCGAATGCCGAGCGTGCGCAGGTGCGCGGCCACGCGCGCCACGCGGGCAGCGTGTTCGCCACCGGTGAGGCGGCGTTCGCCTTGCACCACGTATTCGCGATCGGCCCAGCGTTGCGCGTCGAGCAGCAGCTCGCCCATGGCGCGCGGGCGCTGGGCGTACATGCGGCAGGGGTGGCCGTTGACGGTGCCGGTCTCGACCTGGGTGCCCCAGCGGACCGTGGGGAGGGTGGCAGTCGTGTTCATTGGTCGCCCTTTCCCACACCCTTGTAACGCGGCTCGCGTTTCTCGGCCATGGCGGCCACGCCTTCCTTGAAGTCGCGCTGGTGCATGGCCTGGCCGATACGGCGCTTGCTGTCTTCGATGCAGGCGCCGACGTCGTGCTCCATCAGCTCGGCGTAGATCTGGCGTTTGGTTTGCAGCGCGGCTTGTGGCGAGACCGTGCGGGCCATGTTGCGCGCGATCTCAGCGATGCGCTCGTCGAACTCTTCCGCTTCGAACACGCCGTTGAGGAAGTTCATCTTCAGCGCTTCTTCGGCGGTGAAGATGCGGCCGGTGAACAGCACGTCGGCCGCGTGGGTCACGCCCATGAGGCGCGGCAGTATCCAGCCCAGGCCGTACTCGGCGGGCAGGCCGATGCGCGCGGCCACGGTGGTGATCTTGGCGCCGGCCACCGCGTAGCGCAGGTCGCAGTACGCGGCGATGGCCACGGCGATGCCGGCGCAGGGGCCGTTGATGGCGGCGATCACCGGCTTGCGCAGGCCCCAGGCCCACACCAGGTCCTGCTCGTACTCGGGGCGCACACCGTGGCCGGGTTGGGCGGCGGCGCTGGTGTCCACCGTGGCCATGTAGTCGCGCTCCTCCTCGGCGTAGAAGTTCAGCGCCTTGAAATCCGCCCCCACGCAGAACTGCTTGCCCGCGCCGCGCAGCACGATCACGCGCACGGCTGGGTCGTCGTCCAGCGTGGCCATGATCCAGCGGTATTCCAGGTTCATGCGGGCGGTCCAGGAGTTGCCGCGGCCCGGCCGGTTGAAGCGCACGGTGGCGACGCCGTCGGCGTCGATGCTGTAGTCGGTGACTTTGAGTTCCATTTATGGTCCAACCAAATTTTGGCTATGTGAATGAATATGGTAGGACCAAGTTTATGGGTTGTCAATTGGGTTTTTGGGTGTCGCTCGGAGCCGTTTGGGCGCGCCAAGGGTTTGGCGCACTGGCCTGAGGGCTTCGATGCGCAGCCCCTTCGGGGCTCGCTGCGGTGCTCGCACGCACAGGCAAGTTCGCAAACTCGCTTCGCTCAAACACGCGAACTTGACCGCGCTGCGCGCGGCAACCTGTGCGTGCCGCGCTCCTCGCCTGCGCATAGGCGCCCTCAGGCCAGTGCGCCAAACCCTCGGCGAGTGACGGGTGGGCGCGCCTTCAATGCGAAATGCGTTTTCGGCGGGCTTCCCGCCGCGGATTCAGGCCGTCGGCGGGTCTTTGCGTTCGGCGGTTGCCGAGGCCGACTGTCCCATGCGCTCGAAGTAGATCGCCTGCGTCCACTCCAGGTAGCGCTCGGCCTCTTCGGCGGCGGCCGCTGTGTCGCGCCGGCGCAGGTGGTCCAGCATGCGCTCGCGCGAGGCGAGCACATAGTCGTTGGGCATGGCGCCCAGCACCTGCAGGAACTCGCGCACCATCTCCACCAGCGCGTTGGTCATGACCACCAGGATGGGGTTCTTCGAGGCGTTGGCCAGCAGCTTGTGGAATTCCAGGTTCGCCTGTGCGCGCAGCAGGTGGTCGTTGCGCTCGTTGGCCTCGCGCGATTTGCGCACGTTGTCTTCGAGCGCTTGCATGTCCTGCGCGTCCCAGCGCTCGCAGGCCAGCCGCGCCACCGCTGGTCCGAGGATGAGGCGCGCTTCTGTGAGGCTGGCGGGCTGCACCGCGCCCAGGCGGTAGACGTCGCTCAAGGCTTTGGTGACGGCGTCGCCACTGCCGCTGTGGATGAAGGCGCCGCCGCCCGGCCCTTTCTTCAGGCGCAGCACGCCACTGTTCTCCAGCGAGCGCAACGCCTCGCGCACCGTGTTGCGGCTCACACCCAGTTGTTCGGCGAGTTCGCGCTCGGGCGGCAGACGGTCACCTTCGCGCAGCTGGCCAGCGTTGATCTTGGCGCGGATCTGTTCGATCACGCCTTCGAAGGAGCGCTTGTGCGAGAGCTTGCCGAAGGGCGAGGGTTCAGAGGGCGTAGAGGGCAAGGCCGGCATGGGGGAAAAACACCTGGGCCAAAAGCGCTGGCCGATGCTCTGCATTCTAGGTTTTGAGTGCAATGCGGCCGTTGTCCAGCGCAACGCCGTCGCGGCCTTGTGGCGTCACCCGAAAACCCAGCGCGTCGCCTTGCTGCCAGAACGACACATCGATGGTGTCGCCCGGATAAAGCGAACCGGTGAAACGGCAGTCGATGCCGACGAAGCGCGCCGCGTCGCCACCGGCGTCGTGCAGAAGGGCTTCTCTTGCGACCTCGCCATACACCTGCAGTCCATGCAGGATCGGCCGCTGAAAGCCCGCGCGAGCGGCCACCGCAGGGTCGATGTGCAGCGGGTTGTAGTCGCCGCTCAAACGGTAGTACAGGGCGATGTTGGCCGGCAGTGCGATCGACACCACGCGGTCGGGCGCACGCTCGGGCAGTGCGTGCGGCGCGGGCGCTTGCGTGACCGGGCCGCCGAAGCCGCCATCGCCGCGGCAGAACGCGGCCATGGTGGAGGTGGCCAGGTGGGTGCCGGTGGCCTTGTCGTGCAGCGTGCGCTCCAGGTACAGGATGGCGCCACGGCCTTCGCCTTTGTCCACCGCCTCGGCCACGCGCGTGCGGCACAGCACCGTGGCCGCGCTTGGCAGCGGGGCGTGCAGCGTCAGCCGCTGCTCGCTGTGCACCACGCGGGCGTAGTCGATGCCGAGCTGCGCTTCGCGAATCGAGCGAAAGCCCAGCGCGACGGCCAAGGTGGGCGCCACGCGCAGATCGCGTTCGTAGACGTAGGGCAGATCGGCTGCGGCCAGCGGGTCGCGGCCAAAGCCCACCGAGAGCGCGTAGAGCATGCAGTCGCGCTCGGTGTAGGTTTGCTCCACCACCGGGAATTCGTGGGCGAGCAGGCGTTGGTAATCGAGAGGCATGGGAACTCCAGAGCGGTCAATGGGCAGCGGGCGAAAGCCCTATCAGGGCATCGACCGCGAGAACGCCATCGGCGTTGCAGATCAACGGGTTCACGTCAAGCTCCGCCACGTGCTCGGCTTGGTCGTGCACGAAATGCGAGATGCGCACGATCGCGTCGGCGAGCTTGTCGCGGTCCACCGGCGGCAGGCCGCGGAAGCCGTCGAGGGCTTGCCGCGTGCGCAGTTGGCCCAGCATGTGCAAGGCCTGTGCGTGGTTCACCGGTGCGAGCGCGAGCTGCGTGTCCTTCACCAGTTCGACCATCACGCCGCCCAGGCCCACCACCACCAGCGGGCCGAACATCGGGTCGCGGCGCGCGCCGACCAGGATCTCCAGACCCGGCTGTGCCATGGGCTGCACCAGCACGCCAGCGATGCGCGGGCTGGGTTGCACACGCTGCGCGGCCTGCAGGATGTGCGCGAACGCGGTCTCGACAGCGGCCGCGTCGCGCAGGTTCAGGCGCACCACGCCTGCATCGGTCTTGTGCGGAATGTCCACCGACTCGACCTTCAACACCACCGGGTAGCCGCAGCGGCCGGCGGCGGCAACGGCCTCGGCGGCGGATTGCACCAGCGCGTCCTGCACCATGGGAATGCCGTAGGCCGCGAGCATGCGCTTGGCCGGTCCTTCCGTCACGGTGGTGCCGGTGCACCCATCGAGCTCGCGGGTCACGCTGCTGCGATCGGCCTGTGCCACCGGGCTGCGCGCACCGGGCGCGGCCAATGCGAGGTAGGTGGCGCGGCGCTTCCACGCGGCAATGGCCGCCATGCAATGGTCCATCGAACGGAACAGCGCCACGTTCGGATCGGTCTCGGTTTCCAGCATGCCGGGGCCGCCCATGAATTCCGATACCCACACGTTGCAAGCGATCTTGCCGTGCCGCCGCGCGACCTGGCCCGCAATGCGGATGCGTGGGGTGGCAAAGTCGTACGCGATCACGTGGGGCAGCAACAGCACGTCGAACGCCGGCTCCGCCATCAGCGCGTCGGCGCAGGCCTCAAGCGACTGGCCGTTGGCGATCACTTGCGCCGTGAGGTCGCAGGGGTTGCGCGATGAACCGAAATCCGGGATGTGCTGTTCGAGCACGGCGCGCGTTGCGTCCGAAGGCTGCGGCAATGCCACGCCGTGCAGGTCGGCCTTGTCGGCCGCCATCACGCCCGCGCCGCCCGAGGTGGCGACCACCACCAGGCCGCCGTTTCCGGGCGTGCCCGCCTTGGCCATGAACACGGTGGTGTCAATCAAGGCGTCCACGTCGTCCACCCAGACCACGCCCGCGTGCTCGAAGGCCGCGCGGTAGGTGGCGGTGGAGCCCGCGAGCGAGCCGGTGTGCGACATGGCCGCGGCCGCGCCGCTCTCGCCAGTGGCCAGCTTGAACACCACCACCGGCTTGCCGTTGGCGGTGGCGCGGCGCGCGGCTTCGAGCAGGCGTATGGGATCGGCCAGGCCTTCGAACACGCAGGCGATCGCCTTGCACTCGGGCTCTTCGGCGAGAAAGGCCACCTGGTCGGCCACGTCCACATCGCATGAGTTGCCGGCCGAGAGCACGTGGCTGAAACACACGCCGCGCTCAGCCGCCTGCGCCAGGCTGAAAGCCAGCGCGCCCGACTGGCTCACCAGTCCGATGCGGTGCGCCGTGGTGGCGCGCAGCACCTGCGGCGGGTTGAAGCTCAGGCACATCTGCTGCAGGTAGTTGATGAGCCCGATGCAGTTGGGGCCGATCAGGCGCAGCCCACTGTCGCGCGCGATGCGCCCCAGCGTTTCCTGTTGCGCGGCGCGCTCGGGTTTGCCGGTCTCGGCATAGCCCGAGGCAAAGATCACCGCGCCACCCACGCCGAGTGCGGCGCATTCGCGCACCACCGCTTCCACCGATTCACGGCCCACCGTGATCAGCACGCAGTCGGGCACTTCGGGAAGTGCCTTCAAGCTGGGGTGGCAGTCGCGATCGCCGATGCGCGGGTACTTGGCGTTGACCAGATGGATGCGGCCTGCGAAGCCTTCGAGGTGGCGCAGCGCGCGTTCGCCAAAGCTGTTCGGGGTGGGCGATGCGCCCACGATGGCCACGCTCGAGGGCGAGAGCAGGCGTTGCAGGTCGGCCCTTCGATGGACCGGTTTGGGCTCGAT
The sequence above is a segment of the Hydrogenophaga sp. BPS33 genome. Coding sequences within it:
- a CDS encoding FadR/GntR family transcriptional regulator, whose amino-acid sequence is MPIQSPVVFKPLRKRTFEEVSAQIREQISAGGLREGDKLPPERQLAESLGVSRNTVREALRSLEHAGLIELKPGAAGGAYIANGGVNAIKVAFGDMMSLGTLSAQDLMEARIVLGREVARMACLRYTESDMAAMEANFEQMSAAARAGDLKLRVHHSVDFHRILARAAGNPVLAIMTSVLVDITLNFVRVLGEMPNEFAIESRQRMLQYLRERDVDKVLQEYTDYMQKALRNYMRDVRLDAREFTQTR
- a CDS encoding CaiB/BaiF CoA transferase family protein, yielding MSTNPLASLLPGVLDGVRVLDLTQMVAGPLCTLLLGDMGADVIKVEPPGGESARHIGRNRPGGESDYFLSMNRNKRSIVLDLKQPKDIEVLRALAARSDVLVENFRPGTMEKLGIGYESLKTDNPGLICCSLSGFGSTGPYRDRPALDPVIQAMSGLMQLTGTAESGPLKLGVLLSDFVPPLFGTIAVLGALRARDASGVGQRIEISMLDATVFSMVPREQYFFATGKTPERSGNAHYQMAPWNTYATADGKHLMVVAHTEKYWQRMAQAIGQPALPQDARFIDNAARMANRGALDAILADAFATDTLANWTQRLTDADVLFSPVRDFEAVFADPAVREHMVQTVEHPTVGELPLLRTPMRMGSTPTTIRRAPPLLGEHTAQILAELAADGHTMKETTP
- a CDS encoding Bug family tripartite tricarboxylate transporter substrate binding protein; amino-acid sequence: MTSRTPSFPRRACLALITASLGLLGATSTWAQLSPNKPLRIVSPYSAGSGVDMIARVYAKHLGEVLNLPTIVENRDGAGGMIGSAYVAKQPADGHTILVATTPFVVGPISQSNTSYDPLKDFVALGQLAVNPLAMTITSSLPIKSMTDLVAYAKAHPGKLTYASSGPGTPSQLEMEALKARLGMDIREIPYKSNAQALADTIGGTVDMYYTVQSTGLSNVQAGKLRALGVGALKRTTAMPDTPTIAEAANLPGYESLVWYGLVAPAGTPPAVVKTLSDAILKASSRPEAIEDIKKIGFEPMPTSPDAFAKIMAKEAEKATAALRAAKK
- a CDS encoding enoyl-CoA hydratase-related protein; amino-acid sequence: MSTTTQGSVDYLARDGRAYVTLNRPEKRNAMSQTMWEQLMLAYDKAEDDDDVRVVVLRGAGDDFCAGHDLAEVGNQYGDGGTDEHGRKRRPSQRARLQYDKHYIERFQRIFTFLKPSVALVRGYCLGGGLYMAESCDLVIAADNARMGHPEQKLGLSGAAYLDAWEIMTLGARKARELLLLAEVWDAQEARANGLVNKVVPLADLEAQGEAWAERIVRLPRDGIALGKAATNMAMQALGVTSQFAYGPVFHTLATNMRWEPGEFNFMKERSVSGVRASTHQREAFYATPVRQEGE
- a CDS encoding acyl-CoA dehydrogenase family protein, which gives rise to MDFDLPAEDDPRRLEVRAWLQANPKPGYALLFDQGYTVPHWPRPWGLGANPELQLIIDDELARAGIRAPHHKNPVPINNCGQSLLRHGTPEQQERFLKPALACEEVWCMLFSEPSAGSDVGALRTTARREGDHYVIRGQKMWTSLADKAQIGVLVARTDPSAPKHAGLSQFLVDMKSPGITIRPIADMSGESGEYNEVFFDDVIVPADRLLGKEGDGWKLSMQQLQTERVALSRPGAIWGSGPSARELVDGLVAAGRFKNPLVRDEAVGLWIEGEILRLLALRSLSDRMNARESGPEGAVRKMVAAPHGQRVLDLAKRSQGVAGLVKNRDVLPMTQAERGPFSNWDHAFWWSPAVTLGVGTQEVLKNVVAERVLGLPREKDPTRHTPFNQIGKAQPTQKEAA
- a CDS encoding acyl-CoA dehydrogenase family protein codes for the protein MNFSLSEDHTVLRDAAADFLRDQVDLAPLLVPGADAQQAPYDALWAKLCELGWPAMAVPEAHGGLGMSEIDVAIVLRECGRTLAPTPLLGTLAGTWALLAAGSPEQQTLWLPQVAEAGLRMALATAPASGDAGAADADVMATLHADGSYRLSGSSHFVIDAPGAQLLVVAAMLDGAKRLFLVQGEADGIETEWLAWRDITRQVAHVHVKDAVGDLMPGDWDSTWPTLRNRLHLALAAESAGGLQAVLDDTTAYVKERVAFGRPIGAYQSIKHGLADMLAQTECTQTAVLYAAWAQSQDERTATLASAMAQAYASEAYRDATHRSIQMFGAIGFTWEMKNHLYFKRARANAEWLGSAAEQRELIARTLETAHATPH